AGGGTATCAGGCTGGATTTGTTGACACTTTTGATGATTCTGTAGGAGGCTCTGACAATgtcttatattttgaaattcatggCAAGACATAAGCAACAGATTTGGCAAGAGGAAATATTATAACCTGAAAAATGGGACAGATTACTAGAAAAGCAGCACAaccagaaagaagggaagggaaaaaaaggatgaCAGAAtaaaggggaaagagagaaaagtaaaaaaggaaattgaagagAATTAAGTGTTCTGGTGCTGAGGAAGCTTAAGAATCAGGAAGTGATAATAACAATAATCGTTATAAAAGTAGGAATGAGATGGTTAGAAAGCCTCAAACAAAAAAGTTAGGAAGGAGGGGGTCTTTCAGGCATTAGGTGATCCATCTCCTTTCTTTatggctaaagaaaaaaagaaagagaaaaaagaagagaaatagagaACCCTGTGTGTCTGGGCCTTTGGGTCTAGGGGATTGGACTATGATCTATGAGACTCTTTCCACAACTAATAATCTATGAATTTATAAGTCATGTATGTTTTTCAGATTCCTTTTTTTTGGTTAAGACTTATTTGGCTAAGTCACTGTGGTCTGTGTAACTTCCGATGAAAGCCATGTTGTGATGGACGACGTGAATGCGTTTGATTTTTCACAGCTCTCAAAAAGTCAGGATCATAATGCCCTTCAAAGTTCTAAGTAGCTTATACAGTgtgatcatgtttttaaaaagtcgaCCAGCCTTCAGGTATGTCCTGGGCCTAATATGCTGCTTTTGGGGAGGTAAGAATCTAGGCTAGAACCAGGTCCTAGAACTTTGCGGCACTCATTTGGGTGattcctcagtttccttgttcAGCTCTATGATATCTGTTTCCTTGGTGTCCAGGTTTTCCATTAAATACAGCATATCAGGAGAGACTCGAGAGCCAGCCACAATGTTGATCCCACTGATCTCTGAGGATGTTTCTGTGTCAATTAAAAGAGCTGGCTGAGAGCTCATGGGGTCTGGACTTAGGTTTCCCAAGGAAGTGGGGCTGGACTCCAGGAATCCCGGAAGACTCCACCTTTTTAGAAAGGTATCACCAGGGTCTTCTTCACAGTTGAATATATTTTCCTCAGCGCTGGCTGAAACAGTCTGGGGACTGGGGCCTCCAGGAGGTGTCTCCTTCTCTGAGGGAGACAGGATGGATCCCATGGGGCCCTGCTGCTGCTCAGTCTTGCTTGGCTGAACCCCTGTAAACTCAGAGCTCAAGATGGAGGTAGCGGAGTCATGGTGGTAGCCGCCTAATGTGGGCACTGGTGCTTCGGCCGCTGTGATCAATACCTCAGGTACCAGTGGCATTTTGATGGGGGAAGTTCTCACACTGGACTGTGGGGTCAGGCTCTGTAAAGTGCTTGTCTGGCTGGTCTCCCTGATGGTGGACAGCTctcccatgctgaagtgcagcgTGGGGCTTCCTtcttggaagcaggatttcttccaGGTGGGTGAGGCCCTGGGGGGGTTTCTTGAGGGCACATCCAGTAGGTCCCTGGCTGGGCTGAGGTCATCTCGGGGTAAGAACATGGAGCTGTCACTAGTCTGCCTCCTGTAGCTTCTTCTTCTGGGGCTGGAGGGGTGTTCGTGGGCACTCAGGAACCGCTTGACTCTTCTTATCATGGAATGCCGATGGCCATGCTTCTCATAATCCCACAGCCACTCCTCATCAGGAAAGTCGGACCCAGACAGCCTGAAACACACAATGACAAGATCCAGGCAGAGTAGCTTCGGGGGCCTAGCTTTGGGGGCAGAGTCTCAAAGTTAAGAGATGACTTTGGTATTTTTGccttatagattttttaaatgggggtTTGAGGACTTGAGATAGTCTAGCAGAGGCTCACACACTTTTTGATCTCAGATCCCttttaaactcttaaaaattattgtgtaTCCCAAAGAGATTTGCTTATGTGGGTTATATCTATTACTCTTTACtgcatttaaaattataactgTGGAATGTCTGAAACACAagcatgtacatgcacacattcTGTTGACTGCTAAGTGATGACATCATCACATATCTTGTGGCCTCTGGAAAATTCCACTGGACACTCTTGACAGAATGagaatgaaaaaggcaaataacatgTTGTGctattatgaaaacatttttgacCTTCAGGACTCTCTGGAGTGGTCTTAGGGATCCCCAGATATCCCCAGATTACACTTTGAGAATCACCGATCTAGAGACTTGGACATTAagaaatatctatatatctatatctatgaatctatctgtctgtctatctatctatctatctatctatctatctatctatctatctatctatcatctagtATATGTTCTTTCTCCCTTAGTACAGTTGAATTAAGGCCAAGTTTCCCAAGGACCCATAAAACCCCCCTTAACAATGGATCATAGGTAAATTCACGAGCGTGCAATGCCcagctcacatttattgactATATACTAAGGCCCAGCTAAGCACCTCCTATGCATTGATTCATTTAGTTATCACAATAATTAGATGAGTTGGTATTAGTATTATATCATTACTATACAGTGAGGTATTACTGTATTACTATAAAGTGAGGTATTAGTATCCTCACTTTAcaaatcaggaaactgaggcctggagagattCACTAAATGTACGTAGCTAGTTAGAGCAAATTCGGAAGTCTGGCTCCAAGCCCTTGCTCCTAATCGCTTTGATGGAAAGCCTACTACACAGGGGTCAAGGGATGAGCTAGAGCCAAGGGTGGAATAGTGAGTAAAGCACAGTCCTTGCTCAGAGGTAATTTGTAAACATTCCTGATAAGGCTTTGCATTTCTGTCTGTACAATTAgggttaaaaaagagaaattggaaccttgtGGAAAGGATATATTCATCCAGTTAGGGTGAACTCGCATCGCGATTGGGCTCTGCTTGTGATAAAATTTGATGGATCGGCTACCAAGAATTTCCTGCTGAatttttaccatttaaaaaataaaacaaataattctaccatttaattagttaatttatttatttgagacagagtcttactctgtcgcccaggctggagtgtagtggtgtgatcttggctcactgcaacctctgtctcccaggttcaagtgattctcgtgcctcagcctccccaatagctgggattacaggtgggtgctaccacacccagctaatttttgtatttttagtagagacggagttttaccatgttggccaggctggtctcgaactcctgacctcaaatgatctgcccaccttgccctcccaaagtgctgggattacaggcatgagccaccacacttggccaaacCTACCATTTTAAATCTCCTTCAGGACTGACATAAAATGAATAATTGAGGTGAGATAAGCCTGTTTGGTAGTTTGGTCTACTCTGGCCTCGGATTACATAGTTATTTGCCACACATCTCTGTGGAATTACAGCCTTAATGGGGTTTGAAGAACAACTTAAAGCCTTGTCCTTGAACTACAAATGCTCATCATGGTAGCTCTGGGAGCAACAGTAACCAGCTGGTCCCAGTTCACTATTGGTAGTGACATCTCTGGTGACAAGATGCCGGGTGCATTTTATGTGACATGAAGGAAAACATTGGGACAGTATAATATTGGTGTAACTTGAAAGGGCAAAGCAAGCAGCCAAAGAAACGTCGTTCCTCATGTTTATGAATAAAACATGGATGACTGAGATGATTAACCGGCTGAATGTCCCGGGACGGCGTTCGATTACAACCTTGTGCTGTTTTTCTAAAGCTCCAGCAGCGCCCTTGGCTACCAGATAGCCTTCTGACCCACCCTCCACTGTGTGAGGGTCAGATTCTATTACATCGACTTGAGAAATGCAGACTCATGCTTCAGTGGCCTTGGTGACCCTGCTGGGTGGATTGCATTTGGTCAGCTCTCCAGTCACACTCCACAGGCACCCATTTAGTTAGGGAGGAGGACACCCGAGGAGTCACAAGTGAACTTGTTCACTAACACAGCCACTCCGGATGTGTTCTGGGAATCAAGGACAAGCTGGCAATCTCTCTATATAGGACAGGCGTCTGTCTTCCATTTGGGATCTCAACTATTTATTtaggatttgtttttttaaactaccTCTAAAGGTTGCAATCTTGTAAGAAAGACAATCTTCTAggaaaaaagtttatatttttaatacttcaaAACTTTGTGactcaaaagacaaaaaccttATGCCCTGGTATAGGACATATGTATTATACCTTCAACTGCAGCAAGAGGTATAAACCCCTGGGTCATAGATGGGGGAAAATAGACAAGTTGCAACAAGCAAACTGCAAAATGCCTGGTGCTCTTGCTAATGTCGTACTGAATCATAACTGACATTGGGTAGGTCTGCCAAGAAGACCCTATTGTACCTTCCTGGCTCATAAGACTATGGAGTGGATGCATGAGGTTTATCTGTTTATTCACCCGActaaatttattgagcacttatcaTAAACAATTTGTTGCATTAGGTACCTTTAAATTATCActtaaaaggagagagaagacatataaataaatatctacatttgGGGCAAAGCAAGTTTTTGAGCTGGGCTTTGACACTGAGTGGGAATTGGATAGATAGAAAAGGGACAGAGCATTCCAGGTGAAAGAAGTGACTTGAACAAATAAGGCAGCGGGAAAGTTTAGGGTGTTTGTGAGAAATAGGAGATACTTGAATCTGTGTGAAACACACAGAAAAGTGTCAGGCCTAGGCTGGAAAGAGGTCCTTGGACCGTGCCATGAAGAGTCGTATACCAGGTTGTGGGATGTGAACTTTATCCCGGAGACAGAGGGCAGCTGTGGATTGTCTTTGAGAATGGAGGGCATTGCTAGGGTTGTGTGGTGTGGGTAGGGGTGTCCATGGTGGAAGGGTACACAAAAAGCAACGTTGATGACTGCTTTAGATAAGAAACATGACTTGAAAACTTTTCACTCCTTTAGTCTGAAACAGGGTCTTTAGAAGCACACTTGGTGATCAGTGCTCTGGGGGGCAGTTTTCAGTATCTTACACTGAGTGGTGAATGATGCCCTCCAGGTCTTAATGCTGTAACAGAGCAGTAGGGAAACTCCCCAGCATGACAAACCTAAAGACGTTTCTTCTAAATGCTTCCATGGAAGATCTCATTGCCAACACACAGTGTTCATCTCCTCCTTTCTCTGGTAGCCACTATTCCCAATATGACAGCAGAAGCTGTGCTTTAAGaacaaaatagtttaaaatagaatacatatttatttatttatttagagacaaagcctcactctgtgacccaggctggagtgcagtggcacaatcatggctcactgtagccttgacctcttgggctaaagtgatcatcccaccttagcctcccaagtaactaggaccgtgggcgtgcaccaccatgcctggctaattttttatttttggtagagatggggtctccctatgttgcccaggctggtcttgaactcctggcctcaagtggtcctcccgtcttggcttcccaaagtgttgggattataggcgagagccaccacactcagccttagAATAGTTTGAAAGAGTATTTCCCAAATGGGAGGCTGGAGTataaattttagtttcttttatgtttttttttatgcTCCTTATTTGATATTTAAAGTGTCCTCTTAGTCTAGGGTTAGTACAATCCTCAGGCTCAATATAATACCACTTAACCAACTAATAGCAGAAATATTATATGATAGAATAAAAGTACCCTCATTATATTCCTATGTATTAGGGAGAGTCAGCTGAAAAAGCTAGGTTTTATGTTCTGGAACTTATTTGGACTGAGAGAGGCAGGTAATTAGAGATAGGAGGACATTCATGGAAAGTGTCATGAGGCCATCAGTTTCCAGGGATAAAATTTGAGCACTGTCTCTGTGgtgggaaaaataatttattttgagagCTTGCAGAGCCAGGATTGCTGTGTCTATGCTGACACcaaccagctgtgtgatctttggGGACTCATTTAATCTCTTGTGACTTAGCATCATTCTTGGTAAGCTGGTGATAATTATCCTTTACCTGCCTTTTAGGTTGTTTGAAAGTTCAAAAGGGGTGACCTGTGTAGAAAAGCTTTGAAAGTAGAAGATGTAAAAAGGACTCTGTCAATGACTGGCAGACTTTCAGAAGTGGTTTCCAAGTTATCATTGACTTCTCAGACAGGGTTGGAGGAGATGATAATGTGTGTCTGAAGGtcactcccttttctttttcaagattgtccttttaaaaatgttactacACCTAGGAGATATCACTTAACAATTAACACCTTCAAAAGGGATGACTTAGCCATTTAATGATAAGCCATTTAATGATAGGGCACTGGGTGGGTGAAGAGGAAATATAAGAACTGGAAGAAGCCGGGTTAtttgagggaaggaagagaggtcTGCTCCAATGGTGAAAATTGTGGAGACAGACTGCCCTGACCTTGCCTCtcaatattgtttttttttgtgcCATTTGCCAAACATCATCAAGCCCTGCAATACACACTTATTGTGCAATAGAAACCATcaatacaaaaatatagaaaacatgaGAATGAGAACAGTTGTGTCACATATTGGGCTATTTTTGAAAGGGAGAAgagtaaaagaagaagaaagagaaaagattatGTTAAGCCAGTCAGGCTGGTTAGTTATAGTTGAGTCCAGAAGAAGGGAGAGCATGCATTATTTCCACAGGTTAGGTAGATGTCtggattaaaattattttaatctcaagTGTTAATAAAAAAcccaaatttcaaaatacatatgGAATACCTACACAAACATCAGCCCCACGGTTTCTCTTGCAAATGACAAATATCCGAGGGCATAAGCAGCCATGATTTAATTAGAAACTTTAAAAGATGCCTGGGCTGGTCAGGGGTGCAGAAGAACATGCTTCCCCctctgctgccataacaaagagGCAAGAAACAGGCTGATGAAGATGTCATCAGACTGCTATACTTGTTGGGGTGTGTCTAATATAGGAAGACAAAAATAGCCCTGATTGCTTGAAGGATTTaatgcatttctccaaagaaagctTTTTGCAAAGCAACCCCCTTCTCACGAGAGTGATTAGGTAAATATAGAGCTTCAAAAAGATTGAAAGATAAAACTGGATGATgcttgtctctctttctctgctctaCTTTTGAAGCGGTATTTTGACAATTTAAATTCGAATAATAAGAGGCCTTTTTAACAGAATTGAAATGAGGAATTTAGGAAAATGATATTGAGTATGATGAATTCTACTTCTCACTGCAGATTTATTGTTTTCAAATTGCTAGTGTACTCACAGTCAGGCGACTGCCTTGGAGGGAGCCGATAATTTGCCTGAGAATCTATCAGGGCAGAGACATGTGTGgagaagcatttttttcatggGCAAAGCAAAATGTACTCTTCAAACCCATCTGAGGCGCATGCGGCTATTTTTAACCATCTGCACTGCAGAATCATCATCAAAGCTGTAGCCAAGGATTTATAAAATGGGCAAGGCAACCCTCCCTCTGAGCTGGGAGGTGTGGGGCTAAGGGTTATGAGGAAAATCCAGTGGACCAAATATTGTATTCATCCAGCCTCCCTCAGCCCTCTTTCAGGTGGACAGTTCCAAGCTCCAGAGCATCCTAGAAGGTAGCCCAGAAAGCTGCATTTAGGGCTGATGACCCCACTACTACCCGTGTT
The Gorilla gorilla gorilla isolate KB3781 chromosome 10, NHGRI_mGorGor1-v2.1_pri, whole genome shotgun sequence genome window above contains:
- the BEST3 gene encoding bestrophin-3 isoform X1, which translates into the protein MFLISSSVHGSDEHGRLLRRTLMRYVNLTSLLIFRSVSTAVYKRFPTMDHVVEAGFMTTDERKLFNHLKSPHLKYWVPFIWFGNLATKARNEGRIRDSVDLQSLMTEMNRYRSWCSLLFGYDWVGIPLVYTQVVTLAVYTFFFACLIGRQFLDPTKGYAGHDLDLYIPIFTLLQFFFYAGWLKVAEQLINPFGEDDDDFETNWCIDRNLQVSLLAVDEMHMSLPKMKKDIYWDDSAARPPYTLAAADYCIPSFLGSTVQMGLSGSDFPDEEWLWDYEKHGHRHSMIRRVKRFLSAHEHPSSPRRRSYRRQTSDSSMFLPRDDLSPARDLLDVPSRNPPRASPTWKKSCFQEGSPTLHFSMGELSTIRETSQTSTLQSLTPQSSVRTSPIKMPLVPEVLITAAEAPVPTLGGYHHDSATSILSSEFTGVQPSKTEQQQGPMGSILSPSEKETPPGGPSPQTVSASAEENIFNCEEDPGDTFLKRWSLPGFLESSPTSLGNLSPDPMSSQPALLIDTETSSEISGINIVAGSRVSPDMLYLMENLDTKETDIIELNKETEESPK